The following proteins come from a genomic window of bacterium:
- a CDS encoding phage tail family protein, translating into MITYDGVDLGELMFIRDVQRPIMPSQSLETVNIEGRHGVLFMFKKHEAITLPVQVVVAEDSVELLNTRRREIAAALHKHEPKRLIFHDEPDKYIEGILVGESPLPTLATHGEATFNFFCPEPFWYAVEDDEFEFEQVGTNDFVRKGTVESEPIIEITGEMAHGQLDIDLNGNVMSFLGRLEYGETLVIDSKWMTAYILDAQQERKSVINDLSTLEFLLTRPGLNNFSVTSASADINSIKVICRSRWL; encoded by the coding sequence ATGATTACCTATGACGGTGTAGACCTGGGTGAATTGATGTTTATCAGAGATGTGCAAAGACCGATTATGCCAAGCCAGTCATTAGAGACGGTCAATATTGAAGGTAGACACGGTGTTTTGTTCATGTTTAAGAAGCATGAGGCTATTACCCTTCCTGTCCAGGTGGTAGTGGCAGAGGATAGCGTGGAACTTCTCAACACCAGGAGACGTGAAATAGCTGCAGCCTTACACAAACATGAGCCTAAGCGGTTGATTTTTCATGACGAGCCTGATAAGTATATTGAGGGTATCTTGGTAGGTGAGTCTCCACTGCCCACTCTGGCTACACATGGAGAAGCAACGTTTAATTTCTTCTGCCCAGAGCCTTTTTGGTATGCGGTGGAAGATGATGAATTTGAATTTGAGCAGGTAGGTACGAACGACTTCGTAAGAAAAGGGACAGTTGAGAGTGAGCCTATTATTGAGATAACAGGAGAAATGGCACACGGACAGTTGGACATTGACCTTAACGGCAATGTTATGAGTTTTCTGGGAAGGTTGGAGTATGGAGAAACCTTGGTTATCGACAGCAAGTGGATGACAGCTTATATCCTTGATGCTCAACAAGAGCGAAAGAGTGTCATTAACGATTTGAGTACATTGGAATTCTTACTGACGAGACCAGGCTTAAACAACTTTAGCGTAACCAGTGCTTCAGCCGATATC
- a CDS encoding phage tail tape measure protein — MANVMEIIIKAIDQASDTIEKIGKNSKQAASWMEQNWVKVTAAGVAVGGAMTKMTNRSFELNDGLRRTAAITGENETELRKMIQAMTNATFSNDDAVRGMERLIQSGVTTKAEFENLLPTFDKFSDATGKDIVESIDIFDRMLSALGIPLSETEEHLDSLTFLASQTTVNMDNLGQLMRREAPALKDLGLSVDDVVVAMAALEAEGRRGPRAVMGFQEAIRNAEGDVNKFWQELGVANETLEEQRKRLKNSAGLTDELAEINTRSLGVWANLKHNIDSAMWSIGTFLEPVKDLGPLMMGLGLAIKGVSTAKEALSTISLKSMVPAFLAAVKATWAFTAALLANPITWIVVLIVGLIAAIVLLWKNWDTVSEWLVNSWEWIKDKATAIFQAIADFFVGIWDWIKEIFQKALSFIVDLFFKYHPLGIIIANWEEISQFFIEVWERIKEIFTNALNAVWNAIQNVWNRVRDVTSNIWGGIKNTITNLINTIRNVIGTTFDWMSSKITGVWERVRSTTRSIWDSMVGIIKAPINGIIGLMNGMINALNRVKINIPKIPDWIPGIGGKGGGSIGFNIPNIPQLARGGFIRAGNPTPAIIGEGVHDEAVLPLSESVLGRLAQAIADRIGSGGGGGEFVITVPLYIDGREVARATTPHISTNLMRKQNARDRAKGRG, encoded by the coding sequence GTGGCAAACGTAATGGAAATTATCATCAAAGCAATAGACCAGGCAAGCGATACTATTGAGAAGATTGGCAAGAACAGTAAGCAAGCAGCAAGCTGGATGGAACAGAACTGGGTAAAGGTTACTGCTGCAGGTGTTGCTGTAGGCGGTGCTATGACCAAGATGACCAACAGAAGTTTTGAGCTTAACGACGGTTTGAGGCGTACTGCTGCTATTACAGGTGAAAATGAGACTGAATTACGCAAGATGATACAAGCCATGACTAATGCCACCTTCTCCAATGATGATGCAGTAAGGGGCATGGAGCGGTTAATCCAGTCTGGTGTGACTACCAAGGCTGAGTTTGAAAACCTGCTACCCACATTTGATAAGTTCTCTGATGCCACAGGGAAAGATATAGTTGAGAGTATTGATATCTTCGACCGAATGTTGTCAGCACTTGGTATTCCTCTGTCCGAGACTGAAGAACACCTGGATAGCCTGACCTTCTTGGCGAGCCAAACCACAGTTAATATGGATAATCTGGGACAGTTGATGAGGCGTGAAGCACCAGCCTTGAAGGATTTGGGCTTGAGCGTTGATGATGTGGTAGTTGCCATGGCTGCACTGGAAGCAGAGGGTAGGCGTGGACCAAGAGCAGTTATGGGCTTCCAGGAAGCAATCCGCAATGCCGAAGGTGATGTAAATAAATTCTGGCAGGAGCTTGGTGTAGCGAACGAGACCTTAGAAGAGCAGCGGAAGAGGCTCAAAAACAGTGCAGGACTAACTGATGAACTTGCTGAGATTAACACCAGGAGCTTGGGTGTATGGGCTAACCTGAAACATAATATTGACAGTGCTATGTGGAGTATAGGCACGTTTCTGGAGCCAGTTAAAGACCTTGGACCACTGATGATGGGACTTGGACTAGCTATAAAAGGCGTAAGCACAGCCAAGGAAGCACTGTCAACCATATCCTTAAAGAGTATGGTGCCAGCGTTCCTAGCAGCAGTTAAGGCTACCTGGGCATTCACAGCAGCACTCTTGGCAAACCCGATAACCTGGATTGTGGTGTTAATTGTAGGGCTTATTGCAGCCATAGTTCTCCTCTGGAAGAACTGGGACACGGTTAGTGAGTGGCTTGTTAATAGCTGGGAGTGGATAAAAGACAAAGCTACAGCAATCTTCCAGGCGATAGCCGACTTCTTTGTGGGTATTTGGGACTGGATTAAAGAGATTTTCCAGAAAGCACTGTCATTCATAGTTGATTTGTTCTTCAAATACCACCCATTAGGCATAATTATTGCCAACTGGGAAGAGATATCTCAGTTTTTCATAGAGGTTTGGGAGCGTATCAAAGAAATTTTCACTAATGCTCTCAATGCTGTATGGAATGCCATACAGAATGTCTGGAACAGGGTACGAGACGTAACCAGCAACATCTGGGGCGGTATCAAGAACACCATTACAAACCTGATTAATACCATACGTAATGTCATTGGCACAACCTTCGACTGGATGAGCAGTAAGATAACAGGTGTTTGGGAGAGGGTTCGTAGCACGACCAGAAGTATTTGGGACAGTATGGTAGGTATCATTAAAGCACCTATCAATGGTATAATTGGGTTAATGAACGGAATGATTAATGCCTTGAACAGGGTGAAAATTAATATTCCTAAGATACCTGACTGGATTCCTGGTATTGGTGGTAAGGGAGGCGGTTCGATTGGCTTCAATATCCCCAACATTCCCCAACTGGCACGAGGTGGATTTATCAGGGCTGGAAACCCGACACCTGCAATCATTGGTGAAGGTGTGCATGATGAGGCAGTTTTACCACTGTCTGAGAGTGTGCTTGGAAGACTAGCACAGGCGATAGCCGATAGAATTGGTTCAGGTGGTGGCGGTGGAGAATTTGTTATAACCGTTCCTCTGTACATTGATGGTAGAGAGGTAGCTAGGGCTACAACACCACACATCAGCACCAACCTGATGCGTAAACAAAATGCCAGAGATAGGGCAAAAGGGAGGGGGTAG
- a CDS encoding phage tail tube protein — protein sequence MPKILRYLGLAEETEFAQAENAEFHVDIASASLDAPGDTNLEFEGSMGRGARLHRPGFYSPSGNIVYAFDIKTIRWLLKWALGGYVFTGAEDLHEIYASDGTNLPSFTARLGKDVFEHVFVGCKINSLEIQVEDSFCQATADIVAVKDSKATLKEQHELILPEDYPLAFHEVTAKLNNGDKSADIKGFTLTITNGFDASAGRSIGSRYPRKLLASNREVTLTANMFFEGTEELERYWGGETGPSDTGSTEYSLEFNFDAGNGKGMVILMPRVIHTNVDLQPSGRDELVQVISAKAYMDSLTLNDGTTEIATDVYVSLVDVDQEGGEG from the coding sequence ATGCCTAAGATTTTGAGGTATCTTGGATTAGCAGAAGAAACAGAGTTTGCCCAAGCTGAGAATGCTGAATTCCACGTGGATATTGCTAGTGCTTCTCTGGATGCACCTGGGGATACCAACCTGGAGTTCGAAGGTAGTATGGGTAGGGGTGCAAGGCTACACAGACCTGGCTTCTACAGTCCAAGCGGTAACATTGTGTATGCGTTCGATATCAAGACTATCAGATGGTTACTCAAGTGGGCTTTGGGTGGATATGTGTTCACAGGAGCTGAAGACCTGCATGAGATTTATGCCAGCGACGGAACAAACCTGCCGAGTTTTACAGCAAGGCTGGGTAAAGACGTGTTTGAGCATGTGTTTGTTGGATGTAAGATTAATTCCCTGGAGATACAAGTGGAAGATAGCTTCTGCCAAGCTACAGCAGACATTGTGGCGGTTAAGGATAGCAAGGCAACACTGAAGGAGCAACATGAGCTCATCCTACCTGAAGACTATCCGTTGGCGTTCCATGAGGTAACTGCCAAGCTTAACAACGGAGATAAATCTGCTGATATCAAGGGCTTCACCCTGACAATTACAAATGGTTTTGATGCCTCTGCTGGTAGGAGTATTGGGAGCAGATATCCCAGAAAGTTGTTAGCCAGCAACCGTGAGGTAACACTGACTGCTAACATGTTTTTCGAAGGTACTGAAGAGCTTGAGCGGTATTGGGGAGGAGAAACTGGACCAAGTGATACAGGTTCTACAGAGTACAGCCTGGAATTCAACTTTGATGCAGGCAATGGTAAAGGAATGGTAATCCTTATGCCAAGGGTTATCCATACCAACGTTGACCTTCAACCTTCTGGTAGGGATGAATTGGTTCAGGTGATTAGTGCCAAGGCGTATATGGACAGCTTGACACTCAACGATGGCACAACCGAGATTGCCACTGACGTGTATGTATCCTTGGTTGATGTAGACCAGGAAGGTGGTGAAGGTTAA
- a CDS encoding phage major capsid protein, protein MTYSNEQILAKLDEAYKSITVDNLGESILAPEKFNQFVRAMQHRTTILPEARFIEMQSHVTEIDRVGFVGRVLTSGNKVVDSVEEQHVLTENEFVKPQFATNKLIAKEMQAVTGIRDRALRRNIERGGFETTLINLFGEAAGRDLEEWAIFADTDLTYAQDKILWLTDGWVKKAKNKVYGAGVDADFNKEADDYPEQVLKALLDGLPKQYLLNRAEWRFYVPYEIEDGYRDLLKARGTALGDRAQTTGDGLYYKGIPVVYCPMLERAGSLGRVAMLQHPDNMAWGVFHEVTIEREREAKARRTDFVLTIEADCHYEDENGAVVALVDKEKPAE, encoded by the coding sequence ATGACTTACAGCAATGAGCAGATTTTGGCGAAGTTGGATGAAGCTTACAAGAGTATCACTGTGGACAACCTGGGTGAGAGCATTTTAGCACCTGAGAAGTTCAACCAATTTGTACGTGCTATGCAACACAGGACTACCATTCTTCCTGAAGCACGGTTTATTGAGATGCAGTCTCATGTTACCGAGATTGACCGTGTAGGATTTGTTGGCAGGGTGTTGACTTCTGGCAATAAAGTAGTTGACAGCGTAGAGGAGCAGCACGTTCTTACTGAGAACGAATTCGTTAAACCTCAATTCGCAACCAACAAACTGATTGCCAAGGAGATGCAAGCGGTAACTGGTATCAGAGACCGTGCTTTGAGGCGTAACATTGAGCGTGGTGGGTTTGAGACTACTCTTATCAACCTGTTCGGTGAAGCTGCAGGGCGTGACCTTGAAGAATGGGCAATCTTCGCTGACACTGACCTGACTTATGCACAGGATAAAATCCTATGGTTGACTGATGGTTGGGTGAAGAAAGCCAAGAACAAGGTGTATGGTGCTGGTGTAGATGCTGACTTCAACAAAGAGGCAGACGATTATCCTGAGCAAGTCTTGAAGGCTTTGCTGGATGGACTTCCCAAGCAGTACTTGCTCAACCGTGCAGAGTGGAGGTTCTACGTACCTTATGAGATTGAAGATGGGTATAGAGACCTGTTGAAAGCACGTGGTACTGCACTTGGTGATAGGGCACAAACCACTGGTGATGGGCTGTATTACAAGGGTATCCCTGTAGTGTACTGTCCAATGCTGGAGAGGGCTGGTTCTCTTGGTAGGGTAGCTATGCTACAACACCCTGACAACATGGCTTGGGGTGTGTTCCATGAAGTAACTATTGAGCGTGAGCGTGAAGCCAAAGCAAGACGTACTGATTTCGTATTGACAATCGAAGCTGATTGCCACTATGAAGATGAAAACGGTGCTGTAGTTGCACTAGTTGACAAAGAAAAGCCTGCGGAATAA
- a CDS encoding XkdF-like putative serine protease domain-containing protein: MSRRVNDSYEVVMERLRSKVYRELDNHDSSQGDITDFYVIHTFDDAVIAKDEVSGKLYEVPYMRSDTQVYLGQPREVENMYVQKRLEAVGLDISNKGLDICELTGPIVMKNARKRLAYAAVLVPGEEDSDGETVTKEKIEEAAHEWMQSYRNVDLQHTLNNVAVPVESYVLPMDMEVNQAGVKTLLPAGTWVLASKVLDDATWSRVENGELTGYSVMGIRRTTLEAVSKNKDVALKKTLLRDLGPDWIACAVSIVDEPAVPKAKFFALKAKDKSKNWYQKVKEILMPAAKDNSEQVVETVAQLEEAHKAGRRFSEETYSRLKQAYETLAELVTEAEQERGGGDVGFSEGLQKSNKEKEDGDMSIKPEELKNLIDEAVKSAVEPIQQELEALKAKADEAETTEETEGQEEAENTEYEAFKSQVMEKLEALETKVGKKSATPKSLKGQDGEEVGGATKSQHEDRDLFGRKRNVKEGK, encoded by the coding sequence ATGAGCAGGAGAGTAAACGACAGTTACGAAGTTGTCATGGAAAGGCTTAGAAGCAAGGTGTACAGGGAGTTGGACAACCATGACTCTAGCCAAGGTGACATTACTGACTTCTACGTAATACACACGTTTGATGATGCAGTGATTGCTAAGGATGAGGTGAGTGGTAAGTTATATGAAGTGCCATATATGAGAAGTGATACCCAAGTTTACCTGGGACAACCACGAGAAGTTGAGAATATGTACGTGCAGAAGCGGTTGGAAGCAGTTGGCTTAGATATCTCCAACAAGGGGTTAGACATATGTGAGTTGACTGGACCAATTGTCATGAAGAATGCCAGAAAGCGACTGGCATATGCAGCAGTCTTAGTTCCAGGTGAAGAGGACAGCGACGGTGAGACAGTAACCAAGGAGAAGATTGAGGAAGCAGCACACGAGTGGATGCAGAGCTACCGTAATGTAGACCTACAACACACACTGAACAACGTGGCTGTGCCTGTAGAGAGCTATGTACTACCTATGGATATGGAGGTTAACCAGGCTGGGGTTAAGACACTACTGCCAGCAGGCACGTGGGTGTTAGCCAGCAAGGTTTTGGATGATGCCACCTGGAGCAGGGTAGAGAATGGCGAATTGACAGGCTACAGCGTGATGGGTATCAGGCGTACCACACTTGAAGCTGTAAGCAAGAATAAAGATGTGGCACTGAAGAAAACCTTGCTTAGAGACCTTGGACCAGATTGGATAGCATGTGCAGTCAGTATTGTTGATGAGCCTGCAGTGCCCAAGGCAAAGTTCTTTGCACTAAAGGCTAAGGATAAAAGCAAGAACTGGTACCAAAAGGTCAAAGAAATCCTGATGCCTGCTGCCAAGGATAACAGTGAGCAGGTGGTGGAAACAGTTGCACAACTGGAAGAGGCACACAAGGCAGGCAGGAGGTTCTCTGAAGAGACATATAGCAGGTTGAAACAAGCCTATGAAACCTTGGCAGAGTTGGTAACTGAAGCAGAGCAGGAGCGTGGTGGAGGAGATGTAGGGTTCAGTGAGGGTTTACAAAAATCTAACAAAGAGAAGGAGGATGGAGACATGAGTATCAAGCCTGAAGAATTGAAAAATCTCATCGATGAGGCTGTCAAGTCTGCGGTTGAGCCTATTCAGCAGGAGCTTGAAGCACTGAAGGCAAAGGCTGATGAAGCTGAGACCACAGAGGAGACCGAGGGGCAAGAAGAGGCTGAGAACACTGAATATGAAGCGTTCAAGTCTCAGGTGATGGAGAAGTTGGAGGCGTTGGAAACTAAGGTAGGTAAGAAGAGTGCTACACCTAAAAGCCTGAAAGGGCAAGACGGTGAGGAAGTGGGAGGGGCTACCAAGTCCCAGCACGAAGACCGAGATTTATTCGGTAGAAAAAGAAACGTGAAGGAGGGTAAATAA
- a CDS encoding phage minor head protein: MRTAIKMALEIEKSLTSLRALKRLPARQLQAEARLTRELQALFADVSQRTIQEVLRRNRLPTDDTTMRAIINQVMRAKDTFEELLGEEALQAARYGRNRIISELQKLGVSIGFSDFSERVQNTILEHVFVASDRTMQRIVGDVMGNLAKSYEEGLGIDEAAGELGKVFERMQDYELRRVARTEINSFQNEGAYLTEQELGIEYHMWYTALDERVRDEVDASHVEMHGQIVRVGEPFSNGLEYPGDRSGGELTIKEWINCRCRVVPFLVPEGMRPPTGASWFYESDLVTV, from the coding sequence ATGCGGACAGCGATAAAGATGGCACTGGAGATAGAGAAATCATTGACGTCATTAAGAGCTTTAAAGCGGTTGCCAGCAAGGCAATTACAAGCTGAAGCACGATTGACAAGAGAGTTGCAGGCATTGTTCGCTGATGTAAGTCAGAGAACTATCCAGGAGGTTCTCAGACGAAACAGACTACCCACCGACGACACGACCATGAGAGCCATTATCAACCAGGTGATGAGAGCAAAGGACACCTTTGAGGAGTTACTGGGAGAAGAAGCATTGCAGGCAGCAAGGTACGGTAGAAACCGTATCATTAGTGAACTGCAGAAGTTGGGAGTAAGTATTGGGTTCAGCGATTTCTCAGAGAGGGTACAGAACACAATCCTAGAGCATGTGTTTGTAGCCAGTGACCGTACCATGCAGCGTATTGTAGGTGACGTCATGGGCAATCTTGCCAAGAGCTATGAAGAGGGGCTTGGTATAGATGAAGCAGCAGGAGAGCTTGGAAAGGTGTTTGAGAGAATGCAAGACTATGAGTTGAGGAGGGTTGCCAGAACTGAGATAAACAGTTTCCAGAACGAAGGTGCTTACCTGACCGAACAAGAGCTTGGTATTGAATATCACATGTGGTATACAGCACTGGATGAAAGGGTGAGAGATGAGGTTGATGCCAGCCACGTCGAGATGCACGGACAGATTGTACGTGTGGGAGAGCCTTTCAGCAATGGGTTGGAATACCCAGGAGACCGTTCTGGCGGTGAACTGACTATTAAGGAATGGATTAACTGCAGGTGTAGGGTTGTGCCATTCCTGGTACCAGAGGGTATGAGACCACCAACAGGTGCAAGCTGGTTCTATGAGAGTGACTTAGTTACTGTGTAA
- a CDS encoding phage portal protein: MRKPFAFVTKNGRVVREDILEQYANKSASKQLPADMFTDSYNQHGLVQPLYNPEALARILELNTYHYRACKTKARDVAGLGWQIIPLVDKPNESMQTMLEDFFSDLSEPVSKTFDKVMFDYEAIGYGAAELTRVDYKHDGEPADLVHIPAHTLRVHRDGNRFVQVRGSKTRWFKRIGFEHDVDFETGHIKELGSLAPERRATEIFWVVNYTPRSDYYGLPDVIPALGAIHGDAARRDYNIAFFDNWGVPAYAVFITGNFDPGELDEDGKSEFEKSIEEHFNELSKSPHSTLIMSIPTIDGRGEVEIEFKPLSVDVKEASFRLYRKDNRDEVLAAHGVPPYRMGIAETGSLGGNTAQESTEIYKRSVVEPRQEMLEGLINKHILYDGFEAFDFEFKFAEIDTSDEKHDMEIAIKLFDKAAMTPNQLILHFGERFGLDRVEHPAMDAHYLNGKPITLEVDVAPELEATLMSLQERLLEVAEKYADSDKDGTGDREIIDVIKSFKAVASKAITS, encoded by the coding sequence ATGAGAAAACCATTTGCATTTGTAACCAAAAATGGCAGGGTTGTTAGAGAGGATATCTTGGAGCAGTATGCCAACAAGTCTGCCAGCAAGCAGTTACCAGCCGACATGTTTACAGACAGCTACAACCAGCATGGGTTGGTGCAACCATTGTATAATCCTGAAGCATTGGCACGAATACTGGAGCTGAACACCTACCACTATAGGGCTTGCAAGACCAAAGCCAGAGATGTTGCTGGGCTAGGTTGGCAGATTATTCCTCTAGTGGACAAACCGAATGAGAGCATGCAGACCATGCTTGAAGACTTCTTCAGTGACCTTTCAGAGCCTGTAAGCAAGACCTTTGACAAGGTGATGTTTGACTATGAGGCAATTGGTTATGGTGCAGCAGAACTGACCAGGGTTGATTATAAGCACGACGGTGAGCCTGCAGACCTGGTGCACATTCCTGCCCACACATTGAGAGTACACAGGGATGGCAACAGGTTCGTCCAGGTGAGAGGGAGCAAAACCAGGTGGTTCAAGCGTATTGGGTTTGAGCATGATGTGGACTTTGAGACAGGGCACATTAAAGAGCTTGGTTCCTTGGCACCAGAGCGTAGAGCCACAGAAATTTTCTGGGTTGTCAACTATACACCCAGGAGCGACTATTACGGATTGCCAGACGTGATACCTGCACTGGGGGCTATCCATGGTGATGCGGCAAGGCGTGATTACAATATAGCCTTCTTTGACAACTGGGGCGTGCCAGCTTATGCGGTGTTTATCACAGGCAACTTTGACCCAGGTGAATTGGATGAGGATGGTAAGAGTGAGTTTGAGAAAAGTATTGAGGAACATTTTAACGAGCTATCTAAGTCTCCACATTCAACACTGATAATGTCAATACCCACCATTGATGGACGGGGGGAAGTGGAGATTGAGTTCAAGCCTTTGAGCGTTGATGTTAAAGAAGCCAGCTTCAGGTTATATCGTAAGGACAACAGGGATGAGGTACTTGCAGCACACGGTGTGCCACCTTACAGAATGGGTATAGCAGAGACTGGTAGCTTGGGAGGTAACACAGCTCAAGAAAGTACCGAGATTTACAAGCGTTCGGTGGTAGAGCCAAGGCAAGAAATGCTAGAAGGGCTTATCAATAAACACATTCTGTATGATGGTTTTGAGGCGTTTGATTTTGAGTTTAAGTTCGCTGAGATAGACACTAGCGACGAGAAGCACGATATGGAAATTGCCATCAAGCTCTTTGACAAGGCAGCAATGACACCTAATCAACTTATCCTACACTTTGGGGAGAGGTTTGGACTTGACCGAGTGGAACACCCAGCTATGGATGCCCACTACCTAAACGGTAAGCCGATTACCTTAGAGGTTGACGTAGCACCAGAGTTGGAGGCAACATTGATGAGCCTGCAAGAGAGGCTACTGGAGGTGGCAGAGAAGTATGCGGACAGCGATAAAGATGGCACTGGAGATAGAGAAATCATTGACGTCATTAAGAGCTTTAAAGCGGTTGCCAGCAAGGCAATTACAAGCTGA
- a CDS encoding adenosylcobalamin-dependent ribonucleoside-diphosphate reductase: protein MKFDEVQLELLKRRYLAPNETPEQMFDRVANYVKVGNGKRLMAENRFLPNSPTLMNAGRELGQMSACFVLPIEDSMESIFGSLWHTAMIHKSGGGTGFSFSRLRPKGDKVKSTGGVASGPISFMRVYDVGTDTVKQGGMRRGANMGVLRVDHPDIVEFIKCKHVDGVISNFNISVAITDEFMRAVEQDASFDLINPRNNEVWETVRAKDIWDLIIEQSWYNGEPGVLFIDTINRNRAMPELGEMEATNPCGEQPLLPYESCNLGSINLSEHVLPGGEVHYDLLADTVTNAVEFLNGVIDCNNFPLPEIAEMTKKTRKIGLGVMGWADMLIKLSIKYDSDEALKLADQLGGFIQQVGKQASAGRNATVTTIAPTGSISILAGCSSGIEPIFAVSEKRHQADIEYTRYHPLWGKYDEELFRTAGQIHWVWHVEHQAIWQKHVDNAISKTINLPGGATKRDVEDAVWHAYRMGCKGLTVYRDKSRKNQVIVEECEKCVI, encoded by the coding sequence ATGAAATTTGATGAAGTTCAATTGGAATTGCTCAAGAGGAGGTATTTAGCTCCAAATGAGACACCAGAACAAATGTTCGATCGTGTAGCAAACTACGTCAAGGTTGGCAATGGTAAGCGACTGATGGCAGAAAACAGGTTCTTACCCAACAGTCCAACATTGATGAATGCAGGTAGAGAGCTTGGACAAATGTCAGCCTGCTTTGTGTTACCAATAGAAGATAGCATGGAGAGTATCTTTGGCAGTCTCTGGCACACAGCCATGATACACAAGAGCGGTGGTGGAACAGGGTTCTCTTTTAGCAGGCTACGACCGAAAGGAGATAAGGTCAAAAGTACTGGAGGGGTAGCCAGTGGACCAATTAGTTTTATGAGGGTTTACGACGTTGGCACAGACACGGTTAAACAGGGAGGTATGAGACGTGGTGCCAATATGGGTGTGTTGAGAGTTGACCACCCAGACATTGTTGAGTTTATCAAATGCAAACACGTTGATGGAGTTATCAGCAATTTCAACATCAGCGTGGCTATTACAGACGAATTTATGAGAGCAGTGGAGCAGGATGCAAGTTTTGATTTGATTAATCCCAGGAATAACGAAGTTTGGGAAACCGTTAGAGCTAAAGATATCTGGGATTTGATTATAGAACAATCCTGGTACAACGGTGAGCCTGGAGTGCTATTCATAGACACTATAAATAGGAATAGGGCTATGCCTGAACTGGGTGAGATGGAAGCTACAAACCCTTGCGGAGAGCAACCTTTGTTGCCATATGAGAGTTGCAACCTAGGGTCAATCAATCTGTCAGAGCATGTTCTTCCAGGTGGAGAAGTGCATTATGACCTGCTTGCTGATACCGTTACTAATGCGGTAGAGTTTTTGAATGGGGTAATTGACTGTAACAACTTCCCTTTACCAGAGATTGCTGAGATGACAAAGAAAACCAGGAAAATAGGACTGGGTGTAATGGGCTGGGCAGATATGCTCATTAAGCTTAGTATCAAATATGATAGCGATGAGGCATTGAAGCTTGCAGACCAGCTTGGAGGCTTCATTCAACAGGTGGGAAAGCAAGCCAGTGCTGGTAGAAATGCCACTGTAACAACGATTGCACCCACAGGCAGCATAAGTATCCTGGCAGGGTGTTCAAGTGGTATAGAGCCAATATTTGCCGTGTCTGAGAAACGTCATCAGGCAGATATAGAGTACACACGATATCATCCATTATGGGGTAAGTATGATGAAGAGCTGTTTAGGACAGCAGGGCAGATACATTGGGTGTGGCACGTGGAACATCAAGCAATTTGGCAGAAGCACGTGGATAATGCAATAAGCAAGACCATTAATCTCCCAGGTGGAGCTACAAAGCGTGATGTGGAAGATGCAGTTTGGCATGCCTACAGAATGGGCTGTAAAGGACTGACAGTATACAGAGATAAAAGCAGAAAAAACCAGGTAATTGTGGAAGAGTGTGAGAAATGCGTCATTTAA
- a CDS encoding HD domain-containing protein has product MVRHTRAAVWVAINLFELMDFTSTEEDIVIAALILHDTWKHGETEEHTVDGHDKIAQEKYCAGVPEGSLRWRVGECIATHMGKWGEPKPSSTIQWYVHLCDYLSSRKDLKLDFNKIKC; this is encoded by the coding sequence TTGGTAAGACATACCAGGGCAGCAGTGTGGGTAGCAATCAATCTGTTCGAGCTGATGGACTTCACCAGCACAGAAGAGGACATTGTTATAGCTGCACTGATATTACACGACACCTGGAAGCACGGTGAGACTGAGGAACACACTGTTGACGGACACGATAAGATTGCCCAGGAGAAGTACTGTGCAGGCGTACCTGAAGGCTCACTGAGGTGGCGTGTAGGGGAATGTATTGCCACCCACATGGGTAAGTGGGGAGAGCCGAAGCCAAGCAGCACCATACAGTGGTATGTCCACCTTTGCGACTACCTTTCATCAAGGAAAGACCTTAAATTGGATTTCAACAAAATAAAATGTTGA